The following are encoded in a window of Haliaeetus albicilla chromosome 1, bHalAlb1.1, whole genome shotgun sequence genomic DNA:
- the UBE2D3 gene encoding ubiquitin-conjugating enzyme E2 D3 isoform X3 has product MFHWQATIMGPNDSPYQGGVFFLTIHFPTDYPFKPPKVAFTTRIYHPNINSNGSICLDILRSQWSPALTISKVLLSICSLLCDPNPDDPLVPEIARIYKTDRDKYNRLAREWTEKYAML; this is encoded by the exons A tgTTTCATTGGCAAGCCACAATTATGGGACCT AATGACAGTCCATATCAGGGTGGTGTATTCTTCTTGACAATTCACTTTCCTACAGACTACCCTTTCAAACCACCTAAG gTTGCATTTACAACAAGAATCTATCATCCAAATATTAACAGTAATGGCAGCATTTGTCTTGATATTCTAAGATCACAGTGGTCTCCTGCTTTAACTATTTCTAAAG tTCTCTTATCCATTTGTTCACTGTTATGTGATCCAAATCCAGATGACCCACTAGTGCCAGAGATTGCACGTATCTATAAAACAGACAGAGACAA GTACAATAGGTTAGCAAGAGAGTGGACAGAGAAATACGCTATGCTGTAG
- the UBE2D3 gene encoding ubiquitin-conjugating enzyme E2 D3 isoform X1, giving the protein MALKRINKELSDLARDPPAQCSAGPVGDDMFHWQATIMGPNDSPYQGGVFFLTIHFPTDYPFKPPKVAFTTRIYHPNINSNGSICLDILRSQWSPALTISKVLLSICSLLCDPNPDDPLVPEIARIYKTDRDKYNRLAREWTEKYAML; this is encoded by the exons GAACTTAGTGACCTAGCCCGTGATCCTCCAGCACAGTGTTCAGCAGGTCCCGTTGGAGATGACA tgTTTCATTGGCAAGCCACAATTATGGGACCT AATGACAGTCCATATCAGGGTGGTGTATTCTTCTTGACAATTCACTTTCCTACAGACTACCCTTTCAAACCACCTAAG gTTGCATTTACAACAAGAATCTATCATCCAAATATTAACAGTAATGGCAGCATTTGTCTTGATATTCTAAGATCACAGTGGTCTCCTGCTTTAACTATTTCTAAAG tTCTCTTATCCATTTGTTCACTGTTATGTGATCCAAATCCAGATGACCCACTAGTGCCAGAGATTGCACGTATCTATAAAACAGACAGAGACAA GTACAATAGGTTAGCAAGAGAGTGGACAGAGAAATACGCTATGCTGTAG
- the UBE2D3 gene encoding ubiquitin-conjugating enzyme E2 D3 isoform X2, producing MALKRINKELSDLARDPPAQCSAGPVGDDMFHWQATIMGPNDSPYQGGVFFLTIHFPTDYPFKPPKVAFTTRIYHPNINSNGSICLDILRSQWSPALTISKVLLSICSLLCDPNPDDPLVPEIARIYKTDRDKYNRISREWTQKYAM from the exons GAACTTAGTGACCTAGCCCGTGATCCTCCAGCACAGTGTTCAGCAGGTCCCGTTGGAGATGACA tgTTTCATTGGCAAGCCACAATTATGGGACCT AATGACAGTCCATATCAGGGTGGTGTATTCTTCTTGACAATTCACTTTCCTACAGACTACCCTTTCAAACCACCTAAG gTTGCATTTACAACAAGAATCTATCATCCAAATATTAACAGTAATGGCAGCATTTGTCTTGATATTCTAAGATCACAGTGGTCTCCTGCTTTAACTATTTCTAAAG tTCTCTTATCCATTTGTTCACTGTTATGTGATCCAAATCCAGATGACCCACTAGTGCCAGAGATTGCACGTATCTATAAAACAGACAGAGACAA GTACAACAGAATATCTCGGGAATGGACTCAGAAGTATGCCATGTGA
- the UBE2D3 gene encoding ubiquitin-conjugating enzyme E2 D3 isoform X4 yields the protein MTNDSPYQGGVFFLTIHFPTDYPFKPPKVAFTTRIYHPNINSNGSICLDILRSQWSPALTISKVLLSICSLLCDPNPDDPLVPEIARIYKTDRDKYNRLAREWTEKYAML from the exons ATGACA AATGACAGTCCATATCAGGGTGGTGTATTCTTCTTGACAATTCACTTTCCTACAGACTACCCTTTCAAACCACCTAAG gTTGCATTTACAACAAGAATCTATCATCCAAATATTAACAGTAATGGCAGCATTTGTCTTGATATTCTAAGATCACAGTGGTCTCCTGCTTTAACTATTTCTAAAG tTCTCTTATCCATTTGTTCACTGTTATGTGATCCAAATCCAGATGACCCACTAGTGCCAGAGATTGCACGTATCTATAAAACAGACAGAGACAA GTACAATAGGTTAGCAAGAGAGTGGACAGAGAAATACGCTATGCTGTAG